A region of Toxorhynchites rutilus septentrionalis strain SRP chromosome 1, ASM2978413v1, whole genome shotgun sequence DNA encodes the following proteins:
- the LOC129761380 gene encoding uncharacterized protein LOC129761380 gives MTGPMHTRADTNGSSVKKRSENCQFTVNGTSRRQLLIKHECIGFDLEHLESTVPSARQPGRTLRSSLEAPSNPVTVEPSSTTLFNFPSYRRSRLGPVYEGLEGVFQPTPPGKYTCFVNRSVPEDPPNFSPVSDIDHEVQQTLSVSQPNSIVSCISQLISSSNQPGRTPQSIMEASPDPVTVEPSSSVTSTRSVSCRRSRPGPVHGGSEEVFQPAPSGKYVCDNSRSFLEGSCNFSSTCDPLIVDEHVTYDSLQYPLLSGCASEGDDRHSVAVGTYSHNSDRHLSTLHVYYQNVGGMNSSIKDYLLASSDLCYDIIALTETWLNDRTTSTQVFDKSYDVFRCDRCQSNSSKDSGGGVLLAIRRELKPRIVPNDSWLSIEQVWVEIKMFDHSLFLCAVYVPPDRVRDVALMTVHTDSIATVRSRLKPMDEIAIIGDFNLPGIKWRPSRSGFLYPDANHSTLSTCTVSLLDSYSTSLLQQINHVENNNGRILDLCFVSSADSAPVISAAAAPLVTTVPHHPALHLVLENLASNQFRKTATAVYYDFKEADYNPISNVLSTIDWEDVLDYDDVDNAVQMFSIIVNYAIDRHVPKRTTLEHSHTPWQTRELSQMKTAKRAALRRFAKYRTVPLRNYYVRLNNAYKRATQSCYRSYITNMQLKLKSNPKSFWKFVNEQRNKSGLPSTMEYNGRWSSDTQTICDLFADKFGSVFSDESITPEQIESAAGNVPFLGQSCSHIEVDEPMVQAAMNKLKASCSVGPDSIPSIILKKCAANLTIPLCRIFRLSLISGKFPTSWKSAFLIPVHKKGAKTQIDNYRGISALSSVAKLLELVVLEPIFSFCQHYIVEDGFMPKRSTVTNLLTFTAYITEGFNSAKQTDAIYFDLTAAFDSINHEIAISKMENLGFGGRIISWLRSYLIGRQLAVKIGDHFSRKFDAPSGIPQGSHLGPLIFLLYFNDVNFKMNLPRLSFADDMKIYFIINSTADACLLQQQLDSFAEWCIANCMKVNPSKCAIITYSRKKEPILFDYKLLDTSIERTNCIKDLGVLLDSKLSFQQHISLIVGKASRSLGFLFRIGKDFNDIYCLKSSYCSLVRSTLEYGCQVWSPYYQNGVDRIEAVQRRVSGVAPFIPTTGASKKSAEPKFAAYTGPANKLRDLR, from the exons ATCATCGGTCAAAAAACGGTCCGAAAATTGTCAGTTTACTGTCAACGGCACCTCTCGAAGACAACTCCTCATCAAACATGAATGCATCGGATTCGATCTCGAACATCTCGAGTCAACGGTACCCTCTGCAAGACAACCGGGACGCACGCTGAGAAGCTCTTTGGAAGCTCCTTCTAATCCCGTAACAGTCGAGCCATCTTCCACCACACTCTTCAACTTCCCTTCCTACCGTCGCAGTCGTCTCGGCCCTGTATACGAAGGTTTAGAAGGGGTCTTCCAGCCTACACCTCCCGGCAAGTATACGTGTTTTGTCAATCGATCTGTCCCTGAAGATCCTCCAAATTTCAGCCCTGTCTCTGACATCGACCATGAAGTACAACAAACGCTTTCTGTAAGCCAGCCTAATTCGATTGTGTCCTGCATAAGTCAGCTGATTTCATCTTCGAATCAACCGGGACGCACACCACAAAGTATTATGGAAGCCTCTCCTGACCCCGTAACAGTCGAGCCTTCGTCTTCCGTCACCTCTACACGCTCCGTATCCTGCCGTCGCAGTCGTCCCGGCCCTGTTCACGGAGGTTCGGAAGAGGTCTTCCAGCCTGCACCTTCAGGCAAGTACGTGTGCGATAACAGTCGATCATTCCTTGAAGGCTCTTGTAATTTCAGTTCTACTTGCGACCCTCTTATTGTTGATGAACACGTAACATACGATAGCCTACAGTACCCACTTCTCTCAGGATGTGCTTCAGAAGGAGACGATCGTCATTCTGTGGCTGTTGGTACTTATTCACATAACAGTGATCGCCATCTTTCAACTTTGCACGTTTACTACCAAAACGTtggtggtatgaatagtagcattaagGATTATTTGCTGGCCAGTTCTGATCTATGTTACGACATTATTGCACTCACCGAAACTTGGTTAAACGACCGTACCACATCCACTCAGGTATTTGATAAGAGTTACGATGTTTTTCGCTGCGATCGCTGTCAGTCAAACAGTTCGAAAGATTCTGGAGGTGGAGTGCTGCTTGCCATCCGCCGTGAGTTAAAACCCCGCATCGTTCCAAATGACTCTTGGTTAAGCATCGAACAAGTGTGGGTTGAAATTAAGATGTTTGATCACTCGCTATTTCTGTGCGCCGTTTATGTACCACCAGACCGCGTCCGTGATGTAGCTTTGATGACCGTCCACACGGATTCGATAGCAACAGTGCGTTCTAGACTCAAACCGATGGATGAAATTGCGATAATCGGGGATTTCAATTTACCTGGAATCAAATGGAGACCTTCGAGATCAGGATTTCTGTACCCGGATGCCAATCACTCTACACTTTCGACATGCACAGTCTCCCTATTGGATTCGTACAGCACCAGCCTGCTTCAACAGATCAACCATGTCGAGAACAACAACGGAAGAATTCTGGACCTCTGCTTCGTTAGCAGTGCTGACTCAGCTCCAGTTATTTCAGCAGCGGCTGCTCCGCTAGTTACAACCGTTCCTCACCACCCCGCTCTGCACCTTGTTTTGGAAAACCTTGCTTCAAATCAATTCCGCAAAACCGCAACTGCAGTGTACTATGACTTCAAAGAAGCTGACTATAACCCCATTTCTAACGTCCTGTCTACTATCGACTGGGAAGATGTTTTAGATTATGACGATGTAGACAATGCAGTTCAAATGTTCTCCATTATCGTGAACTATGCTATTGACAGGCATGTACCGAAGCGAACTACTTTAGAGCATTCGCATACTCCATGGCAGACTAGGGAACTAAGTCAAATGAAAACAGCAAAGAGAGCGGCATTACGTCGATTTGCCAAGTACCGAACCGTGCCACTTAGGAATTATTATGTGCGACTAAACAATGCATACAAGCGAGCTACTCAATCGTGTTATCGTAGTTACATAACTAACATGCAGCTGAAACTGAAATCAAATCCTAAGTCTTTTTGGAAGTTTGTAAACGAGCAAAGGAATAAGTCCGGTCTACCTTCTACAATGGAGTACAATGGGCGCTGGAGTTCTGACACACAAACGATATGTGACCTATTTGCTGATAAATTTGGAAGCGTGTTTTCGGATGAGTCGATAACACCCGAGCAAATTGAATCTGCTGCTGGAAACGTACCTTTTCTCGGCCAGTCTTGCTCCCATATCGAGGTTGACGAGCCAATGGTACAAGCTGCTATGAACAAACTCAAGGCGTCTTGCTCAGTTGGTCCTGATAGTATTCCGTCTATTATATTGAAGAAATGCGCAGCTAATCTGACGATTCCTCTTTGTCGCATTTTCCGCTTATCGTTGATTAGTGGAAAATTTCCAACTTCCTGGAAGTCGGCGTTTTTGATTCCTGTACATAAAAAGGGTGCCAAGACTCAAATCGATAACTACCGAGGAATTTCCGCACTAAGCTCGGTCGCCAAACTGCTTGAGCTTGTTGTCTTGGAACCGATCTTTAGTTTCTGCCAGCATTACATTGTAGAAGATGGATTTATGCCTAAGAGATCTACTGTAACCAATCTGTTGACTTTCACGGCTTATATAACGGAAGGTTTCAATAGCGCCAAACAAACAGATGCGATATATTTCGACCTGACAGCAGCGTTTGACAGCATTAATCACGAAATTGCGATTTCTAAAATGGAGAATTTGGGGTTTGGCGGCAGAATAATCAGTTGGCTGCGGTCATACCTAATCGGTCGCCAGCTAGCAGTAAAAATTGGTGATCATTTCTCGCGCAAATTCGACGCGCCATCTGGGATTCCTCAAGGCAGCCACCTGGGGCCGTTGATTTTCCTCTTGTACTTCAATGACGTCAATTTTAAGATGAACCTTCCGCGCTTGTCATTCGCCGAcgatatgaaaatttattttataatcaactcgaCTGCCGATGCCTGCCTACTTCAGCAACAGCTGGATAGTTTTGCCGAATGGTGTATTGCTAATTGCATGAAGGTGAACCCAAGTAAATGTGCTATTATCACCTATTCAAGAAAAAAGGAACCGATCTTGTTCGATTATAAACTCTTGGATACTTCCATCGAGAGAACCAACTGTATCAAAGATCTAGGGGTACTTCTAGACAGCAAACTATCGTTCCAGCAGcacatttcattaattgtgggCAAAGCTTCCAGAAGTCTGGGCTTTTTGTTTCGAATCGGTAAAGATTTCAATGACATATATTGCTTGAAGTCTTCGTACTGCTCGCTGGTACGTTCGACTCTTGAGTACGGCTGTCAAGTTTGGAGTCCATACTACCAAAATGGTGTCGACAGAATTGAAGCTGTACAGCGCAG AGTGTCCGGCGTTGCTCCGTTCATTCCAACTACAGGTGCCTCCAAGAAGTCTGCGGAACCAAAATTTGCTGCGTATACCGGTCCGGCGAACAAATTACGCGACCTACGGTAG